Proteins from a genomic interval of Hornefia porci:
- a CDS encoding 4Fe-4S dicluster domain-containing protein produces the protein MSTNQGGTATGNENLIAFVFCSGDAAGKERLANCGSCKEAVESGFLRDECKNGCVGIGSCIEACKQDAMKLVDGKIIIDPEKCDGCGDCAKEDVCPQLLIRMIPRDATNFIPCSSKEEDDDRTREICGYGCIACGDCVRACPEGAVDIIDNHAVIDYDKCVGCVSCTVKCKKKIIVDTLHDLTALKEKVAFVRCSGGYKPNKKYQELGYEDCCDVVNNVNPKDYDLCTTGCTGLGNCTRVCRYDAIHVVDGTAIVDPDKCVGCKDCTYACPKGLITMVPYGGTKLVPCSSTADYEDKAAVCDSGCIACEDCVNNCPNDAIYMDEKHAVVDPEICEDCNMCQYMCTRYVIREQVVPESIFLQREALGLTEGE, from the coding sequence ATGAGTACTAATCAAGGCGGAACAGCTACGGGCAACGAAAACCTGATCGCTTTTGTTTTCTGTAGTGGCGATGCTGCCGGCAAAGAGAGACTTGCGAACTGTGGTTCCTGCAAGGAAGCCGTTGAAAGCGGATTCCTGCGCGACGAGTGCAAGAACGGATGCGTGGGAATCGGATCCTGCATCGAGGCCTGCAAACAGGATGCAATGAAACTTGTAGACGGCAAAATCATCATCGATCCTGAGAAGTGCGACGGATGCGGCGATTGCGCCAAGGAGGACGTCTGCCCGCAGCTTCTGATCCGGATGATCCCCAGAGATGCGACCAACTTCATCCCATGTTCTTCTAAGGAAGAAGATGACGATCGGACGAGAGAGATCTGCGGATACGGCTGTATCGCATGCGGGGACTGCGTAAGAGCATGTCCGGAGGGCGCTGTCGATATCATTGACAACCATGCGGTTATCGATTATGACAAATGCGTCGGCTGTGTTTCCTGCACAGTGAAATGTAAGAAAAAGATCATTGTGGATACGCTGCACGATCTGACCGCTCTGAAAGAGAAGGTCGCCTTCGTGAGATGCAGCGGCGGCTATAAGCCCAACAAAAAGTATCAGGAACTGGGGTACGAGGACTGCTGTGACGTTGTGAACAACGTGAATCCTAAGGACTACGATCTCTGCACCACAGGCTGCACCGGCCTGGGGAACTGCACCAGAGTATGTCGCTACGACGCCATCCATGTCGTAGACGGAACCGCGATCGTCGATCCCGACAAATGCGTCGGCTGCAAGGACTGCACCTATGCATGTCCGAAGGGCCTGATCACGATGGTGCCGTATGGCGGGACCAAGCTCGTTCCATGCTCCTCCACGGCAGACTATGAGGATAAGGCGGCGGTATGCGATTCCGGCTGCATCGCCTGCGAGGACTGCGTGAACAACTGTCCGAACGACGCGATCTATATGGATGAGAAGCACGCGGTCGTCGATCCTGAAATCTGCGAGGACTGCAACATGTGTCAGTACATGTGCACCAGATACGTTATCAGAGAACAGGTCGTTCCAGAGAGCATCTTCCTGCAGAGAGAAGCTCTCGGTCTGACGGAAGGAGAGTGA